From candidate division KSB1 bacterium, the proteins below share one genomic window:
- a CDS encoding SDR family oxidoreductase yields MRFDPDYWALILGGSSGFGLATAKKLSLHGMNICIVHRDRRGAMKRLELEYQEIRDTGVQVLTYNVNALSPEGVQETLDGLQASLGADGRVRMLLHSIAYGNLKLLSQEHPEKHKKHEQSLNKLSQELGVSKDSLQSTFDRLFDQGEENLLGVASPAKYNNEELLKDEDFALTIYSMGSSLVTWVQEVFKRKMFAADARVLGLTSEGNEIAWRGYAAVSAAKVVLESIARSIAVEYAPYGIRANIIQAGVTDTPALRLIPGNTHLKATAKLCNPFNRMTTPEDVANFIYLMCLDEAAWANGNIIRVDGGEHISG; encoded by the coding sequence ATGAGGTTTGACCCCGACTATTGGGCGCTCATTTTAGGTGGTTCAAGTGGATTCGGATTAGCGACAGCTAAAAAGTTAAGCCTGCATGGCATGAACATTTGTATTGTGCACCGCGATCGCAGAGGCGCGATGAAACGTCTCGAACTGGAATACCAGGAAATTCGAGATACGGGTGTACAAGTTTTGACATACAATGTCAACGCGCTATCTCCGGAAGGCGTTCAGGAAACTTTGGATGGTTTGCAAGCTAGCCTTGGCGCAGACGGCCGGGTTCGGATGCTTTTACACTCAATTGCTTATGGAAATCTGAAACTCCTCTCTCAAGAGCATCCTGAAAAACACAAAAAACATGAACAATCCTTAAATAAACTGAGTCAGGAGCTGGGCGTCTCGAAAGATTCTCTGCAATCAACTTTTGATAGACTCTTTGACCAGGGCGAAGAAAACCTGCTTGGTGTGGCTTCACCCGCAAAGTACAATAACGAGGAGCTTTTAAAGGATGAGGACTTTGCGCTTACAATTTACAGCATGGGCAGCAGCTTGGTAACCTGGGTACAAGAAGTTTTTAAGCGCAAGATGTTTGCTGCGGACGCGCGAGTACTGGGACTTACTAGTGAGGGCAATGAAATTGCCTGGCGAGGCTACGCTGCTGTTTCCGCCGCCAAAGTTGTGCTGGAGTCGATTGCCCGCTCTATTGCAGTTGAATATGCGCCTTATGGCATACGCGCCAATATTATTCAGGCAGGGGTGACAGACACTCCTGCTTTACGTTTAATCCCTGGTAATACTCACCTGAAAGCAACCGCGAAACTGTGCAATCCTTTTAATAGGATGACCACTCCTGAAGACGTGGCAAATTTCATTTACCTGATGTGTTTGGACGAAGCAGCCTGGGCCAACGGCAATATCATTCGGGTAGACGGTGGAGAGCATATTAGTGGATGA
- a CDS encoding ketoacyl-ACP synthase III has translation MIYIHGLGHFHPDNVIDNKFLEELDIATSNEWIMERVGIRTRRTVLSLDYIKETRNRDPRAASEASDYSNAITGKLAGERALKNAGLEKEQIGLVIAGGCSPETLTPAEACTIAAELGIEVNAFDLNSACSSFGSQIHFLSMMNPEATPEFILLISPENNTRSIDYTDRNTAVLWGDGTSAAVVSTKVPAKAKVDFHSMTSSPQGWDKVTIPRMGYFKQDGVTVQTFAIKRTAKCYREIGEIYREARPHFIGHQANLCMLQSVCSRCEIPQNKHFFNVDEFGNTGAAGAPTVLSQNWHKFKEGDRLALIVVGAGLTWASMAIEFL, from the coding sequence ATGATTTACATACATGGACTCGGGCATTTTCACCCAGACAATGTGATAGACAATAAATTTTTAGAAGAGTTGGATATCGCAACTAGCAATGAGTGGATCATGGAGCGGGTCGGCATTCGCACCCGGCGCACAGTTCTGTCGCTTGATTATATAAAAGAAACCCGAAATCGCGATCCACGTGCAGCGAGTGAAGCGTCGGATTACAGCAATGCAATTACAGGAAAGTTGGCTGGTGAAAGGGCTCTTAAAAATGCCGGCCTTGAAAAAGAACAGATCGGCCTGGTTATCGCTGGCGGATGCTCTCCGGAAACGCTTACGCCTGCCGAGGCCTGTACGATTGCCGCGGAATTGGGTATCGAAGTCAATGCTTTTGATCTGAATTCTGCATGTTCAAGTTTCGGTTCTCAAATACATTTTCTTTCGATGATGAATCCGGAAGCAACACCGGAATTTATTTTATTGATTTCCCCGGAAAATAATACACGCTCAATCGATTACACCGATCGCAATACGGCTGTTTTGTGGGGAGATGGGACGAGTGCTGCCGTGGTTTCTACAAAAGTGCCTGCAAAAGCTAAAGTTGATTTTCACAGTATGACTTCAAGTCCTCAAGGATGGGACAAAGTGACCATTCCCAGGATGGGTTATTTTAAACAGGATGGCGTAACTGTTCAGACATTTGCCATAAAACGCACAGCGAAATGTTATAGGGAAATTGGTGAAATATATCGGGAAGCACGCCCTCATTTTATTGGACACCAGGCAAATTTGTGTATGCTGCAATCCGTATGCAGTAGATGCGAAATCCCTCAGAACAAACACTTTTTTAATGTGGATGAATTTGGCAATACCGGTGCGGCCGGTGCGCCAACCGTCCTGAGTCAAAACTGGCATAAATTCAAAGAAGGAGACAGGCTTGCCCTAATTGTTGTTGGCGCAGGATTGACCTGGGCAAGCATGGCGATTGAATTTTTATGA